A window of Sus scrofa isolate TJ Tabasco breed Duroc chromosome 15, Sscrofa11.1, whole genome shotgun sequence genomic DNA:
ggtttctgtcacttgcagccaGAAGGACCCTGGACCATCCTTGTCTCGGTCGCGGGCCTGGGTCTCCACCTCTGCCTGGCACTTAACACGCCTCTGTCCCTCCCCGGCTCTCTCAGTCCCCACACACACAGGTTCCCACTCTTCTCAAGCTCCCAgctccacctctgcctccccagctgcCACCTGCCTGGATGGGAAAGGGAATTCCTCAGCCTTTCCAGCTCTGGCCCAGCTTTCTCCTCAGCCGGCCCCTGCAGTCTTTCCTCTCGCGGCAGGAAGTGTGTCGCCACTGGCCGTTGCCCGTGACTGACCCAACGAGCTGGAATTGGAGGGCCCAGCATCAGGGCTGCCCTTCCTGTACGTTGGAACCATCTAGAAAAGCGGAAAAATACAACTTCCCAGGTTGCATCCGATGCGCCGCAGGCAGGCCGTGGACTCGTGACTCTGAAGCATCCTCGCTGGTTATGGGCAGCGTCGCCTTCTTGGGGGCAGGCCTGTCTTGGCTCGGTGGAAAGAGACATATGCCTCTTCTATCAAGGAAGATCTCGGAGAATTCCTTTTGCTCGGGTTTCGGCTGAAACGTCCTCCTGAAACGTCCTCCCGCCACCCCcgcctctttccctctcctcccagtaACAATGTGTTTCAAATGAGCCAACTGAGAAGAAGGTGTGCCCTGGCCTGACCCAAGGGAAGGGGTCAGGTCCATCCCCTGCGTTAGGGATCAATTCAGCAGgtcttttctttgtgtgtgcttttttttttttttttttttttttgagtacccacgcccttctgcagaaaccaagagccttgtcgagatgtctccttgtccacgtgtctcGCTTTCTGACACTGACAATCCCAGCCATGTCCCCAGCAGCTCTATCAGGATGTGGCCGAAAAAGCACATCCTGTGGTTCCCCTGGCAACAGTGGCGTTGCCCGTCGTGTTGCTCCCATGGGGACCCTGCAAGGGGTCCACAGGACCCCTCCTGTGATCTGGGCTTCTCTTTGGCTCTTCTTCCCTTGGGCGAGGTGACCTCGACTCCAAACCAGACCACCTATGCTTGAAAACTCGGCCTTCCTCCCAGCACGccgctccctccccagccctccccaccccgttCCCCTCTCCCTTGTCTCCACTGGCTCCttctccacttcctcctctttctctcattctttaaaGGGAGGGCTCACCCACAGGAAACTTGTTCCCCTGGAAGCCTGCAGGGGGGAGAGAGTTTGCCTGTTCCCCGGACGAAGGCTGGCGGGGGGGTCCTCCAGTTCCAGTTCATGCACTGCCCCCTTGACTGGGCCACCCCTCCCAGGGCGCCCTGCAGGGTGGGTCTGGTTTCTGCTGCGGATCGGATCTGGCTGGTCTCGGATCTGGCTGGTCTCGAGGACCAGAGGCAGGTGAGTGTGCCTCACCCCAGAGCTCCTGGACACGGCGTGTGTGACCGTGAAATCCGTGCTGCTCCACTTAAAGCGTCTGCTACCTACCGAGAAGCACAGAGGCGGAGCTCCCACCACTGCCCAGGGCGGATTCAAGGCCCCCTGGACCCAGGACTGACGGACCCTCTCGTCCGATCATTGTGTGACGGGACCCAGGACTAATCAGAGAAAGTTCTGGGCCTAGGCCACTGCTCGGCTGGGTTCGGGCTCAGGCAGAGGGGCCTGTGCAGGTTCTTTCTTGCCAGGCACACAGCTTCACTAAAGCGCGCTGGCTTCCGGCTCTCCAGGGCTACATAAGAGACCCTGCAGTAAAGTGTAGGTGGCCATCCTTGAAACCCGGGCTGTGGCTGCCCCTGGGAAGCAGACTCCTGCTTCAGCATCTTTAAACACTCAAGTGTGTCTAAATTCACACAGTCACGCCACACCGCGGCCCTGAGGTGACCAAGGCCAGGGCCGCTCTCCACCCTGCAGCCTCCGCCCAGCCCCTGTCCTCGCGCCGCGCCTCTTGTCTGGCCAGGGCCTGACCCAGGGCACAGCCCTGTCCTGCAGAGGCCCCCTCCCCCATATCTGAGGGCTCAGCAGACCCCTGGCCCTGTGCTCTCCTCCTCAAGGGAAGCCAGCCGGATTCCagaggggagctgggggctgatatgaaagaaaatgggaaggggggtgggggaagggaacaGGACCGAGGAAGccaggatggggggagggggagagaagagcGATTAAGGGAACGGTGTTGGGGAAGAAGAGGGGTGGTCTCAGGGTTCTCCCAGGTGGGGCTCCCTGAGCTCCCTCTTAAAGGCAGAACGAGGGGAGCTGAGGATGCCTGTGTGACGGGGACACCTAACCCCCTTCCACCAGGCTTGGGACTGCAGGCCCCAGCAAACAGCTCCTCCCACTTGCCAGCCTCCGGCCAGGGCCGCCCACaaacaccccacccccgccccgccaccccCCACGGCCAGCTTCCCTGTGACTTCAGCCAGGGCTGTGGGGCAGGTGACAGATTCCATCTGCAGACTGACCTCCGCCTCCTCAGGGGCCTTGCTCCACCACCTCCATGCGGCTGGAGACCAGAGACCAGCGGCAGGAATCTGCTGGGGCTCTGCCCAGAGGGACAGGTGAAGTGGGCCAGGCTGGGTGAGCGCCAGCGCATCCCCCCCTACCCCTTCCCCCAACAGGGACAGGCCCGATGGCCTCGGGGGCAGCCTGTCAGCCTGACAGTGAAAGCTGACCAGGGCCTGGCTGGgctcccagccccccacccccaccccagagtcaGGGACTGAGTATTTAATTGTCAGCCTTTTCCCAGTCTGCGTTCCACCTAGCACAGATCAAATGAATCCCTGATGACACGCTGTTGCTCTCAATGGACCAGATTCCACTGGCAAACCATCAGTTGGCTTTAGTggtggctccccccacccccccactcccacagggccccccccccgcccggcaCCACCTAGTTGAGCCCTGGTGGGTCCTGGGGCCTTATGGGTTGGGTCAAATATTAACAACAGTAATGTTCACAGCTGCCAGTCGGTCATGATGCCACCACGTGGGAGCTACCGTGTGTGCTTCACATGTGTCGCCTCACGAAGGTAACACGATGCTGCAGGAAACTGAGGTCTCAAGGGGATAAGTCACCGGCCCCGAATGACAACCAGGAAGGGCAGACCCAACTGTGCCCCTCCAGTCCCCCAAACTGGGCTCAAAACCCTCTCCCGGGGATCCCCATGACTGCCCCTCACCAGGCTCCTAAAGAGAGCCTACAGCTTCCGGGTGAGAGGTCAGGGCTGGCGGAAGGGGGGGGGCACGTTCTCAGCCAGGCCGGCACCAGCCCTTCCTCAAGGCCACAATTGCAGGGCAGAGCAGAACTCAGGAGCCTAGGCAGTGGCGTGAAGTATCTGGTGCCCTGTGGGGCAATGTGGGGGGCGTTGGCCCTCAGCAGCACGTAGCCAGGCCAAGGGGGGCTTTGGGCTGCAGgtcagcccttcctcctgctgggATACTTGGGAGGGGTTATGACTAAGGGTGCTGGCCCCAGGGTTCTCCTCTGGAATTCTGCCTGGAAGGCCCCTTCACGTTCCCAAGCTTGCAACATCGTGGAAAATTCGAACACACGTTGGGTTTCTCCTCTCCCCGCAACAGCCCCTTGAGGCTTAAGGAAAGGGCTCCTCACCCCAGCCTCAGGGGTCTGGGAACCAGCTAGGCAAGAGGACCCCCAGGCTTCCTACCACCTGCCTCTGACTGCACCTGGGGGCCTCCCGGAACTCCCTGTCGCTGCTCTCCCTGGGTGAAGGGCAAAGGGTCCGTCTCCAGAGCCAGGCAGCCCTCCTGGGTTTGCTTACTATGCGATCTGGCTCATTGGGCAGACatctccacttcctcctctttaGAGTGGTAATAATAACAGCCTCTAGAATTAAGTGAGTCATTCACGCATGGGCCTGGAACTATGCTTTGCATATTGCGCTGCTTGATGAATGTTAGCTGTTATTTATGGGACTGGAAAATGCTTCTGTTTCACTACTATGGCATTTTTGAGGTCCTGTGTAAGCTTAGTGACGGAACACGGCTAGAACAGCCATCAGTGCAGCCACAGGCTTCTCAGAGGTCTTTCCCTGTTAGAGGATTCTGGAAGTCACCCGGATGGAACACCCAGCACCCCACCTGGGCCGAAAACAGTTCTAGGTCTTTGTGCACCTCACTGCCTAGAAGTAGCTGGGCATGGCACACACAGAGAAATTCATAAAGGCGTAGGGATGGAagctgccattgtggctcagcgagacCAGCCTAGTACCcaccagggtgcaggttccatccctggcaccactgggtgggttaaggatcgcattgccaaaagctgtcgtgtaggcctcggatgtgacttggatccctcgtggttgtggcgtaggcaggcagctgcagattcaatttgacccctagcctaggaacttccatatgttgcaggtgccctaaaaacaaaataaagtcttGGAGACAAAAGAGTGAAATACTTGTTAAGAGATGACCAGGAAGCTTGGGCCGGCAGATCTGTGGTCCCCTTGGAGAGGAAGAGGGACTCTTCAGAGGCAGAAAGAGCCCAGAAATGGAGAGGGCCGCTGCCCGGCGGGTTCAGAGAGGGCTTCAGAGCTGCAGCCGGGGCCTGGGTGCCCCCTCGGGCAGCCCAGCCTCGTCCTGAGCTCTCCTGGagctcctctcccagccccagtcCCTGTCGTCCGCAGACCCAGCCCTGGGTAGCTGGCCGAGGGCGGCCGGCCTGGGAGGGGGGAAAGGGAGCGGGCAGAGGGAAACGGGCTGGGGGCAGGAAGCCCCGTCCgcctctgcctccctcacccAGAAAAAGTCCGCCCGGGGCCAGAGGGAAACGGCGGGGCCCCGAGCGCTCGGCGAGCTTGGAGGTGGGTGGGGTCCAGGTTCCCACGCATCCCGAGGGGCCGAAACCCCAGGGGAACTCGGCGGGGGAAGCCGCGGCCCCGGGGGCGGGGAGATTCTCGTGGGCGCCCAAGTTCCGACTCCTCCGATCGCGCTCCGGCTGGGGGACCCTGGGCGGCTCCGCGCGCTCCCCGGGCCCGGCTGGCACCTCCGGGACATGGGCAATCGCCGCCCCGCGCGGTGCCGACGGCTGGGCGCGCGGCCGCGGGGAGGGAGGGCCGGGGGCGCCGAAGGGGTTAAGGCACCTGGGCCGCCGCCTACCCTCCCGGCCCCTCCTCCGGCCGCGGGGAAGAGGAAAGCTGCGGCGGGGGCGCGGCCGGGcctccgcccccgcccgcccccgtcCCGGTCCGGGTCCCCGCCCGCCGTCCCCGAGCCGCGGCGCCCAGAGCTGCGACCCGCGCGCCCCGCTCCGCCGCCGCCCCGGCCTGGGCCGCCATGTCTCTGTGGTGAGTGGGGTCGTCGGGCCggggagcctgggctgggggcgCGGGGACCCCGGGCTTCGCCTCCCGAGGCCGGGGGCCCACGGGGGGGATGCTGCCCTGGGTGTCCCCGGGGCTGGCCTCAGTTTCCCGGGCACAGATGTGCCGGCGCGGCGGTGGCCGAAGATGCCCGGCCGTGCGCGGCGCCTGGACCGGCCGGTCGGCGACCGGGGACCGCGGGACCGGTGCTCTCAGCCCTCCCCGGCGGCCCCCCTGCCCCGCGGCATCCACATCCCCCTCGAACCCGGGGAGTAGGGGACGCACGATCTCGCCGGCAGCTGGGTCTCATCCATTCCGAGGGCCTCCTGTGTCCTGGGCGGCCCCCGGCCTCTACCCATCGAGTGGCTCTCCTTCCTCTTGGGGAGCTCGGGCCTCCGCCtgcctctccccctctcctcccctccccttggggGCTTTTTTCCTACTCAGGGAGTGGGGAGGTGCAAGTGGaagggcctgggggtggaggggacgcCTCGTCCCCCCcgtgctccccccgccccacgcTGGGGTGACCCCTGCTGGACTTGCACCAGTCCCGCTTCACCGGAGCCAGGGTGTGGGGGACTTCAGCAGAAACCTCCAGGGCAGGAGACCTCTCTCCCGGAGGGGGTGGGGTCACGCCCCCACCTCAGCACCTAAGGTGATGTCTCCCCTCCAACTCTGTACACAGGAAACCTTGGGACCCCGGGGGAAAATGTCATTTCCAGGGGGCTCAGCCTTCACTGGCCCTGGGTGCCTGCATCTTCGACCAGCCCCCAGGCCGCTTCACAGGGTCCCTGTCTTAGCACCTTGCAGCCCTTCCCATGGCCCCGAGTCTGCCCTGCTCAGGGCCACCTCCTTGCTGGCCTGGCCCTGCGAAGCCGCACTTTTCTGGCTTTTGCCCTTTCCCTGGCGCCCCCAGCTGCCGTGTCTCCACAAGAGTGACCAGGGCAAGTGGCCTGGCCACCCCCAGAGTGTGAGCTGAGGACAGAGGGTCCTGGGGTCCAGGAGTTCAGTGTCTAGGACTCAGGGACCCAGTCTCGGCAGCACtcctgacaaaaaaaaattctgatttctgCTTCCGAGAGGAGGGCGGTGGGGTTACCTCGGCATGAGGGTCCCTGGAGAATGGGTTCCAACTGTGCCCCTCCCaaggcagcagagctgggggaCTTCGCCTCTCCTAGTGGGGTCCAGACTGGGGGTAAGGGGACAAGGGACATGAGAGGAGAGGCCCAGCCCATTTTCAGGCCTCTGTCAGCCCTGAgggctgtggggtttttttgtttttgtttttgtttttgtttttatttcccccacgctctcggcatgtggaagttccccagccagggatcgaactcccactgcagctgcgacctgtgccacagctgtggcaatgctgaatcctttactCTCTGTGCAACAGGGGAACTTCTGAGGGCTGTTCTTTTTTGTCGGGTCAAATGGATGTAGGCGAAGGACATGGGACAGGCTTCTTCAGGTCCCAAGTCAGAGCCTGCTCCCCAGTGTCCCCCACATTTTTTTGAGCAGGCGTTGTCTCTGCCCCTCCCAGTGGCTCACCTCCATGGCTCACCAGGTTTGCACAAAACAAACGCGGTGCTTTGCGGAGGGTGGGGAGCTGAGCAGAGGTCATCCTTGTGGATTCGCATCATTCCCCTGACTCCACACCCACCGCGTGCCAGGCACCGCAGACAGCCCTCTAATTGTTATCCTCATCTCGGGAAAGCAGAGGTCACGGCGTGGAGAGGTTATGGGAGAGCCTCTCAATTTAGCTTGTAAGTAGCCGGACCAAGGTCTGGATCCCAGCAGCCTGACTCCACAGCGCTTGTCCTTCAGCTCTGCGCTGTGTGGCTCCCCtggtcctggaggaggaggtcagGGTGGGAGAGGAAGCGGGACCTTCCTCTGACCTCCCAGGGGCCCCGGGACTTGAGTCTGGGTCCAGGGTCCGCTTGCCCATCTGAGACTGCAGCTCTGTACCAGGGGACTCAtcttttcccctctcctctgtgccctcctctcctctcccccaccctcacccccacccccaggaagagAACCGTCTACAAGAGTGtgtgcctggccctggccctgctcgtgGCCGTGACAGTATTCCAGCGCAGCCTGACTCCCAGCCAGTTTCTGCAGGAGCCCCCGCCACCCACCCTCGGGCTCCAGAAGACCCAGAAACCGAGCGGACACCTGGTGAACCCTGACAGCTTCTGGAAGAACCCAAAGGATGTGGTCACCCCAACACCCATGGTTTCCCGggggccccaggcctgggacGTGACCACCACAAACTGCTCAGCCAACATCAACTTGACCCAGCAGCCCTGGTTCCAGGGCCTGGAGCCACACTTCCAGCAGTTTCTGTTCTACCGTCACTGCCGGTACTTCCCCATGCTGCTGAACCATCCGGAGAAGTGCGAGCGCGGCGTCTACCTGCTGGTGGTGGTCAAATCCGTCATCACGCAGCACGACCGCCGCGAGGCCATCCGCCAGACCTGGGGCCGCGAGCGGGCGTCGGCGGGCCGGGGCCTCGGCGCCGTGCGCACCCTCTTCCTGCTGGGCACAGCCTCCAAGCAGGAGGAGCGGGCCCACTaccagcagctgctggcctacgaggACCGCATCTATGGCGACATCCTGCAGTGGGACTTTCTCGACAGCTTCTTCAACCTGACCCTCAAAGAGATCCACTTCCTCAAGTGGCTTGACATCTACTGCCCCAGTGTCCCCTTCATCTTCAAGGGCGACGACGACGTCTTTGTCAACCCCACGAACCTGCTGGAATTCCTGGCCGACCGGCGGCCCCAGGAAGACCTGTTTGTGGGCGACGTCCTACAGCACGCGCGGCCCATCCGCAAGAAGGATAACAAATATTACATCCCCGGGATCCTGTACAGCCAGGCCAGCTACCCGCCCTACGCAGGCGGAGGGGGCTTCCTGATGGCCGGGGGCCTGGCCCGGCGCCTGCGCCACGCCTGCGACACCCT
This region includes:
- the B3GNT7 gene encoding UDP-GlcNAc:betaGal beta-1,3-N-acetylglucosaminyltransferase 7; amino-acid sequence: MSLWKRTVYKSVCLALALLVAVTVFQRSLTPSQFLQEPPPPTLGLQKTQKPSGHLVNPDSFWKNPKDVVTPTPMVSRGPQAWDVTTTNCSANINLTQQPWFQGLEPHFQQFLFYRHCRYFPMLLNHPEKCERGVYLLVVVKSVITQHDRREAIRQTWGRERASAGRGLGAVRTLFLLGTASKQEERAHYQQLLAYEDRIYGDILQWDFLDSFFNLTLKEIHFLKWLDIYCPSVPFIFKGDDDVFVNPTNLLEFLADRRPQEDLFVGDVLQHARPIRKKDNKYYIPGILYSQASYPPYAGGGGFLMAGGLARRLRHACDTLELYPIDDVFLGMCLEVLGVRPTAHEGFKTFGISRNRNSRMNKEPCFFRSMLVVHKLLPTELLAMWRLVHGNLTCSRKLQVL